One genomic region from Conexibacter woesei DSM 14684 encodes:
- a CDS encoding NAD(P)-dependent alcohol dehydrogenase, translated as MRAARLHEYHGQLHVEELAEPALLAPHDVIVRIGGAGLCRTDLHIQQGQWAEKSGVELPYVLGHENAGWVHEIGAAVSNVAVGDPVILHPLVTCGLCRACRIGDDVHCEDSRFPGISVDGGFAELMRTTARSVVKLGAGVEPGAVAALADAGLTAYHAVRKAAPILHPGTFAVVVGAGGLGHIGIQCLSALTPAEIVVLDPSEGALALARELGADHTVRVDGTHVAKVLELTDGRGAEAVIDFVGEHGIIPDGVAMLRDAGSYFVIGYGENVDVPTIDIISREINFVGNLVGSYDDLANLMTLTRQRRVTLHTTTYPLDAVNDAMADLDGGRLQGRAILVPA; from the coding sequence ATGAGAGCCGCGCGCCTGCACGAGTACCACGGCCAGCTGCACGTCGAGGAGCTGGCGGAGCCGGCGCTGCTCGCGCCGCACGACGTGATCGTCCGGATCGGCGGCGCCGGCCTGTGCCGCACCGACCTCCACATCCAGCAGGGCCAGTGGGCGGAGAAGTCGGGCGTCGAGCTGCCGTACGTGCTCGGCCACGAGAACGCCGGCTGGGTCCACGAGATCGGCGCGGCGGTCAGCAACGTCGCGGTCGGCGATCCGGTGATCCTGCATCCGCTCGTCACGTGCGGGCTCTGTCGCGCGTGCCGCATCGGCGACGACGTCCACTGCGAGGACAGCCGCTTTCCGGGCATCTCGGTCGACGGTGGCTTCGCCGAGCTGATGCGCACGACGGCGCGCTCGGTCGTCAAGCTCGGCGCCGGTGTCGAACCGGGCGCCGTCGCGGCGCTCGCCGACGCGGGGCTGACCGCGTACCACGCGGTCCGCAAGGCGGCCCCGATCCTCCACCCGGGCACGTTCGCAGTCGTCGTCGGCGCCGGCGGGCTCGGTCACATCGGGATCCAGTGCCTGAGCGCGCTGACGCCCGCCGAGATCGTCGTGCTCGACCCGTCCGAGGGCGCCCTCGCGCTCGCGCGCGAGCTGGGCGCCGACCACACCGTGCGGGTCGACGGGACGCACGTCGCGAAGGTGCTCGAGCTGACCGACGGCCGTGGCGCCGAGGCGGTGATCGACTTCGTCGGCGAGCACGGGATCATCCCCGACGGCGTCGCGATGCTGCGCGACGCCGGCTCGTACTTCGTGATCGGCTACGGCGAGAACGTCGACGTGCCGACGATCGACATCATCTCGCGCGAGATCAACTTCGTCGGGAACCTCGTCGGCTCCTACGACGACCTCGCGAACCTGATGACGCTGACCCGGCAGCGGAGGGTGACGCTGCACACGACGACCTACCCGCTCGACGCTGTCAACGACGCGATGGCCGACCTCGACGGCGGCCGGCTGCAGGGCCGCGCGATCCTCGTCCCGGCCTGA
- a CDS encoding iron-sulfur cluster assembly protein: protein MTTRAAVLGALAGVRDPELDEPLTELGFVGAVAIDGADVHVSLRLPTFFCAPSFVYLMVADSHAAVARLPGVDAVTVDVGDHFAGEQIASAVAGHDGFAAAFPGEAAGEPDLLRTRFERKALVARQARIAETLLAGGCALDDLRTLTLSRLPPGTDRERCRALREQLGLPSAPHTPAFVRPDGGTLADAGELERFLRVARLVRVSLEGNGGFCRGLLRTRYGVPDQERRAA, encoded by the coding sequence ATGACGACGCGGGCAGCGGTGCTCGGCGCGCTCGCCGGCGTGCGCGACCCGGAGCTCGACGAGCCGCTCACCGAGCTGGGGTTCGTCGGCGCGGTCGCGATCGACGGCGCCGACGTGCACGTCAGCCTGCGGCTGCCGACGTTCTTCTGCGCCCCGAGCTTCGTCTACCTGATGGTCGCCGACTCGCACGCGGCGGTCGCGCGGCTGCCGGGCGTCGACGCCGTCACCGTCGACGTCGGCGATCACTTCGCCGGGGAGCAGATCGCCTCCGCCGTCGCCGGGCACGACGGGTTCGCGGCCGCGTTCCCCGGCGAGGCAGCAGGCGAGCCAGACCTGCTGCGGACGCGCTTCGAGCGCAAGGCGCTCGTCGCGCGCCAGGCGCGCATCGCCGAGACGCTGCTTGCAGGCGGCTGCGCGCTCGACGACCTCCGCACGCTGACGCTCTCGCGACTGCCGCCGGGAACGGACCGCGAGCGCTGCCGGGCGCTGCGCGAGCAGCTGGGACTGCCGTCCGCGCCGCACACGCCCGCGTTCGTGCGCCCTGACGGCGGGACGCTCGCGGACGCCGGCGAGCTGGAGCGCTTTCTGCGCGTCGCGCGGCTGGTGCGCGTGAGCCTGGAGGGCAACGGCGGCTTCTGCCGCGGGCTGCTGCGGACGCGCTACGGCGTTCCCGACCAGGAGAGGAGAGCGGCATGA
- a CDS encoding amidohydrolase family protein, translating into MYEKNGERYFVVDGHVHFWDASPENQANEFGAGFINCFYDYHRNLSPPEWVWSLERFQRYSEEDLMHDLFEVGYDDVALFLPTYLTDFYKRGFNTTEQNADVAARHPGRFIVNGAWDPRDGDAGLAALEELAERYQLRGVKLYTAEWRGDSRGYSLKSPEAHRYLEKSQELGIRNIHVHKGPTIWPLDRDAFDVADVDYAATDFPELNFIVEHCGLPRLEDFCWIATQEPNVYGGLAVAMPFIHTRPRYFAQVLGELLYWIGEDRILFASDYAIWQPKWLIERFVDLEIPADMSEYPELTPDVKRKILGLNAAALYDIDVPPELDIAGAPEQTAAIGSEPVSPA; encoded by the coding sequence ATGTACGAGAAGAACGGCGAGCGCTACTTCGTCGTCGACGGCCACGTCCACTTCTGGGACGCGAGCCCCGAGAACCAGGCGAACGAGTTCGGCGCAGGGTTCATCAACTGCTTCTACGACTACCACCGCAACCTCAGTCCGCCGGAGTGGGTCTGGTCGCTGGAGAGATTTCAGCGCTACAGCGAAGAGGACCTGATGCACGACCTCTTCGAGGTCGGCTACGACGACGTCGCGCTGTTCCTGCCGACGTACCTGACGGACTTCTACAAGAGAGGCTTCAACACGACCGAGCAGAACGCCGACGTCGCCGCGCGCCATCCCGGCCGCTTCATCGTCAACGGCGCGTGGGACCCGCGCGACGGCGACGCCGGGCTCGCGGCGCTGGAGGAGCTGGCGGAGCGGTACCAGCTCAGAGGCGTGAAGCTCTACACCGCCGAGTGGCGGGGCGATTCGCGCGGCTACTCGTTGAAGAGCCCGGAGGCTCACCGCTACCTGGAGAAGTCGCAGGAGCTGGGCATCCGCAACATCCACGTCCACAAGGGCCCGACGATCTGGCCGCTCGACCGCGACGCGTTCGACGTCGCCGACGTCGACTACGCCGCGACGGACTTCCCGGAGCTGAACTTCATCGTCGAGCACTGCGGCCTGCCGCGGCTGGAGGACTTCTGCTGGATCGCGACGCAGGAGCCGAACGTCTACGGCGGTCTCGCGGTGGCGATGCCGTTCATCCACACGCGCCCGCGCTACTTCGCGCAGGTGCTCGGCGAGCTGCTCTACTGGATCGGCGAGGACCGCATCCTGTTCGCCAGCGACTACGCGATCTGGCAGCCGAAGTGGCTGATCGAGCGCTTCGTCGACCTCGAGATCCCGGCCGACATGAGCGAGTACCCGGAGCTGACGCCGGACGTCAAGCGCAAGATCCTCGGCCTCAACGCGGCGGCGCTGTACGACATCGACGTGCCGCCGGAGCTCGACATCGCCGGTGCGCCCGAGCAGACTGCCGCGATCGGCTCGGAGCCGGTGAGTCCGGCATGA